One stretch of Streptomyces sp. A2-16 DNA includes these proteins:
- a CDS encoding glycoside hydrolase family 48 protein codes for MPPTRRRRAVRRLWTAVVAAMALPFAMLSAASTPAQAAAVQCSVDYKTNDWGSGFTADLTITNRGTDAINGWTLTYGYTGNQKLSNGWNGTWSQSGQTVTVNSVSYNANIAAGAAVSTGAQFSYSGTNAAPTNFAINGTSCTGAHQPPITVLTSPAAGAVYTQGNAVPLAATAAAADNATISKVEFYDNTTLLGTDTTAPYSLSVSSLTVGSHSLLAKAYDSLGASGESTPVGITVASGPAVVASATQLAVQQGKTGTYTVKLSTQPSANVTVTTARTSGNSGLSVTGGASLTFTPSNWNTAQTVTITANASGTGAATFESTATGHAKASVTVTQIAATGTYNARFLDLYGKITNPANGYFSPEGIPYHSVETLIVEAPDHGHETTSEAYSYLLWLQAMYGKVTGDWSKFNGAWDIMEKYMIPTHTDQPTNSFYNASKPATYAPELDTPNEYPAKLDTGVSVGSDPIAGELKSAYGTDDVYGMHWLQDVDNVYGYGNSPGKCEAGPTDTGPSYINTFQRGAQESVWETVPQPTCDQFKYGGKNGYLDLFTGDASYAKQWKFTNAPDADARAVQAAYWADIWAKQQGKGSDVSATVGKAAKMGDYLRYAMYDKYFKKIGNCVGPSTCPAGSGKNSSMYLLSWYYAWGGATDTSAGWAWRIGSSHAHGGYQNPMAAYALSSYADLKPKSATGAADWNTSLTRQLEFYRWLQSDEGAIAGGATNSWAGRYATPPAGKSTFYGMYYDQQPVYHDPPSNQWFGFQAWSMERVAEYYQQTGNAQAKAVLDKWVKWALSKTTINPDGTYQIPSTLQWSGQPDTWNASSPGANSGLHVTVADYTNDVGVAAAYAKTLSYYAAKSGDTAAKTTAKALLDGMWNNYQDSLGIAVPENRADYNRFDDSVYIPSGWTGTMPNGDAINSSSTFESIRSFYEDDPAWSKIEAYLKGGAVPSFTYHRFWAQADIALAMGSYAELLE; via the coding sequence ATGCCCCCCACCAGGAGACGCCGGGCCGTCCGGCGATTGTGGACCGCTGTCGTGGCGGCCATGGCACTGCCGTTCGCGATGCTGAGTGCGGCTTCAACTCCCGCACAAGCAGCTGCAGTTCAGTGCAGTGTCGACTACAAGACCAACGACTGGGGCTCCGGCTTCACCGCGGACCTGACCATCACCAACCGCGGCACGGACGCCATCAACGGCTGGACCCTCACGTACGGCTACACGGGCAACCAGAAGCTGAGCAACGGCTGGAACGGCACCTGGTCCCAGTCCGGCCAGACGGTCACGGTCAACAGTGTCTCGTACAACGCGAACATCGCCGCGGGCGCGGCCGTCTCCACCGGCGCGCAGTTCAGCTACAGCGGCACCAACGCGGCCCCGACCAACTTCGCGATCAACGGCACCAGTTGCACCGGCGCCCACCAGCCGCCGATCACCGTGCTGACCAGCCCGGCAGCCGGCGCGGTCTACACCCAGGGCAACGCGGTCCCGCTCGCCGCGACGGCCGCCGCCGCGGACAACGCGACCATCAGCAAGGTGGAGTTCTACGACAACACCACGCTGCTCGGTACCGACACGACGGCGCCGTACTCGCTCTCGGTCTCAAGCTTGACCGTGGGCAGTCATTCGCTGCTGGCCAAGGCCTACGACAGCCTGGGCGCGTCCGGTGAGTCGACGCCGGTCGGCATCACGGTCGCCTCGGGTCCCGCGGTCGTCGCCTCGGCCACCCAACTGGCCGTCCAGCAGGGCAAGACGGGCACCTACACCGTGAAGCTGTCCACGCAGCCCTCGGCCAACGTGACCGTCACGACCGCCCGCACGAGCGGCAACTCGGGTCTCTCGGTGACCGGTGGGGCCTCGCTCACCTTCACCCCGTCGAACTGGAACACCGCGCAGACCGTGACCATCACGGCCAACGCCTCCGGCACGGGCGCGGCGACCTTCGAGTCGACGGCGACCGGACACGCGAAGGCCTCGGTGACGGTCACGCAGATCGCGGCGACGGGCACGTACAACGCCCGCTTCCTGGATCTGTACGGCAAGATCACCAACCCGGCGAACGGCTACTTCTCCCCCGAGGGCATCCCGTACCACTCGGTCGAGACGCTGATCGTCGAGGCGCCGGACCACGGCCACGAGACCACCTCGGAGGCGTACAGCTACCTCCTGTGGCTCCAGGCCATGTACGGCAAGGTGACGGGCGACTGGTCCAAGTTCAACGGCGCCTGGGACATCATGGAGAAGTACATGATCCCCACGCACACCGACCAGCCCACCAACTCCTTCTACAACGCCTCCAAGCCGGCCACCTACGCGCCCGAGCTGGACACCCCCAACGAGTACCCGGCGAAGCTGGACACCGGGGTGTCGGTGGGCTCGGATCCGATCGCCGGTGAGCTGAAGTCCGCGTACGGCACGGACGACGTCTACGGTATGCACTGGCTGCAGGACGTCGACAACGTCTATGGCTACGGCAACTCGCCCGGCAAGTGCGAGGCGGGACCCACCGACACCGGACCGTCGTACATCAACACCTTCCAGCGCGGCGCGCAGGAGTCGGTGTGGGAGACGGTTCCGCAGCCGACCTGCGACCAGTTCAAGTACGGCGGCAAGAACGGCTACCTGGACCTCTTCACCGGTGACGCCTCCTATGCCAAGCAGTGGAAGTTCACCAACGCCCCGGACGCCGACGCGCGCGCGGTGCAGGCCGCGTACTGGGCCGACATCTGGGCGAAGCAGCAGGGCAAGGGCTCGGACGTCTCGGCGACCGTGGGCAAGGCCGCGAAGATGGGCGACTACCTGCGCTACGCGATGTACGACAAGTACTTCAAGAAGATCGGCAACTGTGTCGGGCCGTCCACCTGCCCGGCCGGCAGCGGCAAGAACTCCTCGATGTACCTGCTGTCCTGGTACTACGCCTGGGGCGGTGCCACCGACACCTCGGCGGGCTGGGCCTGGCGCATCGGCTCCAGCCACGCGCACGGCGGCTACCAGAACCCGATGGCCGCGTACGCGCTGAGCTCCTACGCCGACCTGAAGCCCAAGTCGGCCACGGGCGCGGCGGACTGGAACACCTCGCTGACCCGGCAGCTGGAGTTCTACCGCTGGCTGCAGTCCGACGAGGGCGCCATCGCGGGCGGTGCGACCAACAGCTGGGCGGGCCGCTACGCCACTCCCCCGGCCGGCAAGTCGACCTTCTACGGCATGTACTACGACCAGCAGCCCGTCTACCACGACCCGCCGTCCAACCAGTGGTTCGGCTTCCAGGCATGGTCGATGGAGCGGGTCGCCGAGTACTACCAGCAGACCGGGAACGCGCAGGCCAAGGCGGTCCTCGACAAGTGGGTCAAGTGGGCGCTGTCCAAGACCACGATCAACCCCGACGGCACCTACCAGATCCCCTCCACCCTCCAGTGGTCGGGCCAGCCCGACACCTGGAACGCGTCAAGTCCCGGCGCCAACAGCGGACTTCACGTCACCGTCGCCGACTACACCAACGACGTCGGCGTGGCCGCCGCGTACGCCAAGACCCTGAGCTACTACGCCGCCAAGTCGGGCGACACGGCGGCGAAGACGACGGCGAAGGCACTCCTGGACGGCATGTGGAACAACTACCAGGACAGCCTGGGCATCGCGGTGCCGGAGAACCGAGCGGACTACAACCGGTTCGACGACTCGGTGTACATCCCGAGCGGCTGGACCGGGACCATGCCGAACGGTGACGCGATCAACTCGTCGTCGACCTTCGAGTCCATCCGGTCGTTCTACGAGGACGACCCGGCCTGGTCGAAGATCGAGGCCTATCTGAAGGGCGGCGCGGTGCCGTCGTTCACGTATCACCGGTTCTGGGCCCAGGCGGACATCGCCCTGGCCATGGGGTCGTACGCGGAGCTTCTCGAATAG